One window of Bacteroides sp. AN502(2024) genomic DNA carries:
- a CDS encoding S41 family peptidase translates to MKKLTIILSVCLWAVVAQAQNFGSKAMRKLQMAEFAISNFYVDKVDENKLVEEAIIKMLAQLDPHSTYSDAEEVKKMNEPLQGNFEGIGVQFQMIEDTLLVVQPVSNGPSEKVGILAGDRIIAVNDSAIAGVKMSTENIMKRLRGPKGSKVNLTIIRRGVQDPLLFTVKRDKIPILSLDASYMIQPKTGYIRINRFGATTAEEFKKAMKSLQKQGMKDMILDLQGNGGGYLNAAIDLANEFLEQKELIVYTEGRTAKRSDFYAKGNGEFRNGRLIVLVDEYTASASEIVSGAVQDWDRGIIVGRRSFGKGLVQRPIDLPDGSMIRLTIARYYTPSGRCIQKPYDSSTDYNKDLIERFNHGELMNADSIHFPDSLKTQTKKLGRTVYGGGGIMPDYFVPIDTTLYTDYHRNLVAKGVIIKFTMKFIEGHRKELANKYKKFESFNDKFVIDDDMLVTLREMGETAGVKFNEKQYETSLPLIKTQLKALIARDLWDMNEYFQVMNTTNESVQKALEILNSDEYQKKLK, encoded by the coding sequence ATGAAGAAACTAACGATTATACTATCCGTTTGCTTGTGGGCAGTTGTCGCACAAGCCCAGAACTTCGGTTCCAAAGCCATGCGAAAATTACAAATGGCAGAGTTTGCAATCTCCAATTTCTATGTGGACAAAGTAGATGAAAACAAGTTGGTGGAAGAAGCCATCATCAAGATGCTGGCACAACTTGATCCACACTCTACTTACTCGGATGCAGAGGAAGTGAAGAAGATGAACGAACCGCTCCAAGGCAACTTCGAGGGTATCGGGGTGCAATTCCAAATGATAGAAGACACGCTGCTGGTGGTGCAGCCTGTCAGCAACGGTCCTTCCGAGAAAGTCGGTATCCTTGCCGGTGACCGTATCATTGCCGTGAACGACAGTGCTATTGCGGGAGTGAAAATGAGTACGGAAAATATCATGAAGCGTCTGCGTGGTCCGAAAGGTTCTAAAGTCAATCTGACTATCATTCGCCGTGGCGTGCAGGATCCTCTCTTATTTACTGTGAAAAGAGACAAGATACCTATTCTCAGCCTCGACGCCTCTTATATGATTCAACCTAAAACGGGTTATATCCGCATCAACCGTTTCGGAGCGACAACCGCCGAAGAATTCAAGAAAGCAATGAAATCCCTGCAGAAGCAAGGGATGAAGGATATGATTCTTGACCTGCAAGGCAACGGCGGAGGCTACCTCAACGCCGCCATCGACCTCGCCAACGAGTTTCTGGAGCAAAAGGAACTAATCGTCTACACCGAAGGGCGGACTGCCAAACGCAGTGATTTCTACGCCAAAGGCAACGGAGAATTCCGCAACGGCCGACTCATCGTACTGGTTGACGAATATACAGCCTCCGCCAGCGAAATCGTCAGCGGAGCAGTGCAGGACTGGGACAGAGGAATTATCGTAGGCCGCCGCTCTTTCGGCAAAGGGCTGGTGCAACGTCCTATCGACTTGCCGGACGGTTCTATGATTCGCCTGACGATTGCCCGCTATTATACTCCGTCGGGCCGCTGCATCCAAAAGCCTTATGATAGTTCGACCGATTATAACAAAGACCTGATAGAACGTTTCAACCACGGTGAACTGATGAATGCCGACAGCATCCACTTCCCTGATTCATTGAAGACGCAAACCAAGAAGCTCGGCCGTACCGTTTACGGTGGAGGGGGCATCATGCCGGATTATTTCGTGCCTATTGATACCACCCTTTATACGGATTACCACCGGAATCTGGTAGCCAAAGGAGTCATCATCAAATTTACCATGAAGTTCATCGAAGGACACCGGAAAGAGCTGGCTAATAAATACAAGAAATTCGAGTCATTCAATGATAAGTTTGTCATCGACGACGATATGCTGGTTACTTTACGTGAAATGGGCGAGACAGCGGGTGTGAAGTTCAACGAGAAACAATATGAAACGTCATTGCCACTCATCAAAACCCAACTCAAAGCATTGATTGCACGTGACCTTTGGGATATGAACGAATATTTCCAAGTGATGAATACCACGAATGAGAGTGTGCAGAAGGCATTGGAGATATTGAATTCGGATGAGTATCAGAAGAAGCTGAAATAA
- the coaD gene encoding pantetheine-phosphate adenylyltransferase, whose protein sequence is MRKAIFPGTFDPFTIGHYSVVERALTFMDEIVIGIGINENKNTYFPIEKREEMIRELYKDNPRIQVMSYDCLTIDFAQEVGARFIVRGIRTVKDFEYEETIADINRKLAGIETILLFTEPELTCVSSTIVRELLTYHKDISRFIPKGMKMSE, encoded by the coding sequence ATGAGAAAAGCAATATTCCCGGGCACATTCGACCCCTTCACCATCGGACATTATTCGGTAGTGGAGCGTGCACTTACCTTTATGGACGAAATCGTGATAGGAATCGGTATCAATGAGAACAAAAATACCTATTTCCCCATCGAGAAAAGAGAGGAAATGATTCGGGAACTCTACAAGGACAACCCTCGTATCCAAGTAATGTCCTACGATTGTCTGACCATTGATTTTGCACAGGAAGTAGGGGCCAGGTTCATTGTCCGCGGCATTCGCACGGTGAAGGATTTCGAGTATGAAGAGACCATTGCGGACATTAACCGCAAACTGGCGGGGATTGAGACCATCCTGCTCTTCACAGAACCGGAACTGACTTGTGTCAGTTCTACCATTGTACGCGAGTTATTAACCTATCATAAAGATATCAGCCGGTTTATTCCTAAAGGAATGAAAATGAGTGAATAA
- a CDS encoding DNA topoisomerase IV subunit B yields MEENELIPVDNNNAVEYTDDNIRHLSDMEHVRTRPGMYIGRLGDGAHAEDGIYVLLKEVIDNSIDEFKMQAGKKIEITVEENLRVSVRDYGRGIPQGKLIEAVSVLNTGGKYDSKAFKKSVGLNGVGVKAVNALSSRFEVRSYRDGKVRIAVFSKGNLLTDETQNTEEENGTYIFFEPDNTLFLNYSFKPEFIETMLRNYTYLNTGLAIMYNGHRILSRNGLVDLLNDNMTATGLYPIIHLKGEDIEIAFTHTGQYGEEYYSFVNGQHTTQGGTHQSAFKEHIARTIKEFFNKNMDYTDIRNGLVAAIAVNVEEPIFESQTKTKLGSTNMWPANPQEDKQAGPTINKFVGDFIKQEVDNFLHKNADVAEVMQQKIQESEKERKAIAGVTKLARERAKKANLHNRKLRDCRIHFNDPKGKGLEEDSCIFITEGDSASGSITKSRDVNTQAVFSLRGKPLNSFGLTKKVVYENEEFNLLQAALNIEDGLDGLRYNKVIVATDADVDGMHIRLLLITFFLQFFPDLIKKGHVYILQTPLFRVRNKKKTVYCYSEEERINAINELSPNPEITRFKGLGEISPDEFKHFIGKDMRLEQVTLRKTDAVKELLEFYMGKNTMERQNFIIDNLVIEEDLAS; encoded by the coding sequence ATGGAAGAGAACGAATTGATACCTGTAGATAACAACAATGCAGTAGAGTACACTGACGACAACATCCGCCACCTGAGCGACATGGAGCATGTGCGCACACGACCCGGTATGTATATCGGAAGGCTGGGCGACGGTGCACATGCCGAAGACGGAATCTATGTCCTCCTGAAAGAAGTGATTGACAACAGTATTGACGAGTTCAAAATGCAAGCCGGTAAGAAAATCGAAATTACCGTTGAAGAAAACCTTCGTGTCAGCGTACGCGACTACGGACGAGGCATCCCGCAAGGAAAACTCATCGAAGCAGTCAGCGTGCTGAATACCGGTGGTAAATACGACAGTAAAGCATTTAAGAAAAGTGTCGGACTGAATGGTGTCGGTGTGAAAGCCGTCAATGCGCTAAGCTCCCGTTTCGAGGTACGCAGTTACCGCGACGGCAAAGTACGTATCGCTGTTTTCTCAAAAGGTAACCTGCTGACCGATGAGACACAGAACACCGAGGAAGAAAACGGAACATACATCTTCTTCGAGCCGGATAATACACTGTTCCTGAATTACAGCTTCAAGCCCGAATTTATTGAAACAATGCTACGTAATTACACGTACCTTAATACAGGGCTTGCCATTATGTATAACGGACACCGTATCTTGTCACGCAACGGTCTGGTAGACCTGTTGAATGACAACATGACGGCAACCGGACTTTACCCGATCATCCATCTGAAAGGGGAGGACATCGAAATAGCCTTCACCCATACGGGACAGTACGGAGAAGAGTACTACTCGTTTGTCAACGGACAGCATACGACTCAGGGGGGTACACATCAAAGTGCCTTCAAGGAGCACATTGCCCGCACCATCAAGGAGTTCTTCAACAAGAACATGGATTACACCGATATCCGCAACGGATTGGTGGCTGCCATTGCCGTCAATGTGGAGGAACCGATCTTCGAGAGCCAGACCAAGACGAAGCTGGGGTCGACCAACATGTGGCCCGCCAATCCACAGGAGGATAAGCAGGCCGGTCCCACCATCAACAAGTTTGTGGGCGACTTCATCAAGCAGGAGGTCGACAACTTCCTCCATAAGAACGCTGATGTGGCGGAGGTGATGCAGCAGAAAATACAGGAATCCGAAAAAGAACGTAAAGCCATTGCAGGTGTAACGAAACTTGCTCGTGAACGCGCCAAGAAGGCGAACCTGCATAACCGTAAATTACGCGACTGCCGCATCCACTTCAACGACCCGAAAGGGAAAGGGCTGGAAGAAGACTCCTGCATCTTTATCACCGAGGGAGACTCTGCAAGCGGTTCCATCACCAAGAGTCGTGACGTAAACACTCAGGCGGTATTCAGCCTCCGTGGTAAACCGTTGAACTCTTTCGGACTGACGAAAAAGGTGGTTTACGAGAACGAAGAATTCAACCTGCTCCAAGCAGCCCTGAATATAGAAGATGGTTTGGATGGTCTGCGCTACAACAAAGTGATCGTAGCAACCGATGCCGATGTGGACGGTATGCACATCCGCCTGCTGCTGATTACGTTCTTCCTGCAATTCTTCCCAGACCTTATCAAAAAGGGGCATGTATATATCCTGCAAACTCCCTTGTTCCGCGTGCGCAACAAGAAAAAGACAGTTTATTGCTACAGCGAGGAAGAGCGTATCAACGCCATCAACGAATTAAGCCCGAATCCGGAAATCACGCGATTCAAAGGTTTGGGAGAAATCTCACCGGACGAGTTCAAACACTTCATCGGCAAGGATATGCGTCTGGAACAGGTGACGCTGCGCAAAACGGATGCGGTAAAAGAACTACTCGAGTTCTACATGGGTAAAAATACCATGGAACGGCAGAACTTCATTATAGACAATCTGGTTATAGAAGAAGACTTGGCATCATGA
- a CDS encoding GNAT family N-acetyltransferase, with translation MTVTIKKVSTKRELKKFIRFNYRMYKDNPYSVPDLYDDMLNTFNKKKNAAFEFCEADYFLAYRDDKIVGRVAAIINSRANAKWECKNVRFGWIDFIDDPEVSSALIQTVEEWGKERGMTHIVGPLGFTDFDAEGMLIEGFDQLSTMATIYNYPYYPAHMEKLGFEKDADWVEYKIYIPDSIPDKHQRISELIQRKYNLKIKKYTSGRKIAKDYGQKIFELMNEAYSPLYGYSPLTQRQIDQYVKMYLPILDLRMVTLITNANDELVCVGISMPSLAEALQKSHGRLLPLGWFYLLKALFMKRRAKMLDLLLVAVKPEYQNKGVNALLFSDLIPVYQKLGFIFAESNPELELNGKVQAQWDYFETQQHKRRRAFIKEIK, from the coding sequence ATGACTGTTACAATCAAGAAAGTCTCTACAAAGAGAGAGCTTAAGAAATTTATCCGTTTCAATTACAGAATGTACAAGGATAATCCTTACTCTGTGCCTGATCTTTATGACGATATGCTCAACACTTTCAACAAGAAAAAGAACGCGGCATTCGAATTCTGTGAAGCAGATTATTTCCTCGCATACCGGGACGATAAAATAGTAGGACGTGTAGCTGCAATCATCAACAGTCGGGCGAACGCAAAATGGGAATGTAAGAACGTCCGTTTCGGATGGATAGATTTCATCGACGATCCCGAAGTGTCGTCCGCACTCATCCAAACAGTGGAAGAATGGGGAAAAGAACGGGGTATGACCCACATTGTAGGTCCTCTCGGGTTTACCGATTTTGATGCCGAAGGAATGTTGATTGAAGGATTCGACCAACTGAGCACCATGGCCACTATCTACAACTATCCTTACTATCCCGCGCACATGGAGAAGCTGGGCTTTGAGAAAGACGCCGACTGGGTGGAATACAAAATCTATATACCGGATAGCATTCCCGACAAGCACCAACGAATCTCCGAACTGATCCAACGAAAATATAACCTCAAAATAAAGAAATACACCTCCGGAAGAAAAATAGCCAAAGACTACGGACAGAAGATTTTCGAACTGATGAACGAAGCATACAGCCCGCTCTACGGCTATTCTCCATTGACACAGCGACAGATCGACCAGTATGTGAAAATGTACCTCCCCATCCTTGACTTACGGATGGTTACCCTGATCACCAATGCCAACGACGAGCTGGTTTGCGTAGGTATCTCCATGCCATCCCTTGCCGAGGCACTGCAAAAATCACACGGACGTCTGTTACCGCTCGGATGGTTCTATCTGCTGAAAGCACTATTCATGAAACGTCGTGCCAAAATGCTTGACCTGCTACTTGTTGCAGTGAAACCGGAATACCAAAATAAAGGTGTTAATGCTTTGTTATTTTCCGATTTAATTCCGGTTTATCAAAAATTAGGTTTTATCTTTGCGGAAAGCAATCCCGAACTGGAACTGAACGGAAAAGTCCAGGCACAATGGGATTACTTTGAGACTCAACAACATAAGCGCCGCCGTGCGTTCATCAAAGAGATAAAATAA
- a CDS encoding peroxiredoxin family protein translates to MNKQHTLPALFLLSALLSALCGCRGKDADPTRPTAVVCHRATRLPNRPPLVGKKAPRLSRTDPSVPGGVTLLVFYRTDCETCESVLRDLRGFYPTLQERNVRIVSISCDKDQSVFSSRAAAFPWATKWHDSRGFYSPDFEAYGVTVTPTLVLVNPDGRVAGSYGTLKETGLLRSFY, encoded by the coding sequence ATGAACAAACAACACACCCTTCCCGCCCTCTTTCTCCTATCCGCCCTCCTGTCCGCCCTGTGCGGATGCCGAGGCAAGGATGCCGACCCCACCCGCCCCACCGCCGTTGTCTGCCACCGGGCCACCCGCCTGCCCAACCGTCCGCCGCTTGTGGGCAAGAAGGCGCCCCGGCTGTCCCGCACCGATCCGTCGGTGCCGGGAGGTGTCACGCTGCTGGTTTTCTATCGGACGGACTGCGAGACGTGCGAGTCCGTCCTGCGTGACCTGCGCGGATTCTACCCCACCCTGCAGGAGAGAAATGTACGCATCGTCTCCATCTCCTGTGACAAGGACCAATCCGTCTTCTCCTCCCGTGCCGCCGCCTTTCCCTGGGCGACGAAATGGCACGACTCCCGAGGTTTCTACAGTCCCGACTTCGAAGCCTACGGCGTGACGGTTACCCCGACCCTTGTCCTTGTGAATCCGGACGGGCGGGTGGCCGGATCATACGGCACACTCAAAGAAACCGGTCTGCTCCGCAGTTTTTACTGA
- a CDS encoding HU family DNA-binding protein, giving the protein MLFYKKQKSQLKDRPVKYYPLVVTVGKAADTQEVARWIARESTLSPADVHAVIRALPDVMSRIMSEGRSVSLDGLGSFRYTGVVGKTVDRPEEVNGDLFRGIRVRFTPARERKDLGTGYTRALVSDISFTEWQGKTVKKKPGTENGGDTSSPGQGSGKPGEAPNPSA; this is encoded by the coding sequence ATGTTATTCTACAAAAAACAGAAATCACAGCTCAAAGACAGGCCGGTGAAGTATTATCCGCTGGTAGTTACCGTAGGCAAAGCCGCTGACACACAGGAAGTGGCACGATGGATTGCCCGAGAAAGCACTCTCTCTCCCGCTGATGTGCACGCGGTGATCCGTGCTCTACCCGACGTCATGTCGCGCATCATGTCCGAAGGACGAAGCGTAAGCCTCGACGGACTGGGCTCGTTCCGCTACACGGGCGTAGTAGGCAAAACCGTGGACCGCCCCGAGGAGGTGAACGGAGACCTTTTCAGAGGGATTCGCGTGCGATTCACCCCCGCGCGTGAACGAAAGGACCTCGGAACGGGATACACCCGCGCACTGGTGAGCGACATCAGCTTCACCGAGTGGCAGGGAAAGACGGTGAAGAAAAAGCCGGGAACCGAAAATGGCGGCGACACTTCCTCACCCGGACAAGGCTCCGGCAAGCCCGGCGAGGCCCCCAACCCGAGCGCATAA
- a CDS encoding fimbrial protein, whose translation MQSSSIIIPFRNLLSVLLFLPFVLSCRQDDPILPAPPTPGKGETAKVTLALHIPDFRAANTRAGVHEEKIDKITVLMFAEESGTEKVKVKKNIPYASLLDGGAPDTKIFSTPVTPGIYKRIVLVANAETELSGINVGSTYDALKQVEATGKFGQKGGTEPDSYIPMYGEYAPTEGIKLEAGVSRTIAQALQLIRMLARVDIINPATSGATTVGQVYFVNPARNGRVWVDPVSYNTSNPQSGYMSPTLPGTLQKANGSDPLLGAGDLGVQVITYYLNEQPATSTTLTTSGNNRPCIVMILAYQGRQYYYRMDYTWDGIKGGGVPPYEKGKPMPILRNHRYIFNIKEVKGPGFLTLREALQSPENHTNHHNIVVTPVVVDEAFTDVTFTDEGYFLAVTRTAMTLKGKKTIASMDNKVEVFTNVTSGFQVQAFNENGAEVPTGGWLKPSVSTGAANSKQTVQAITNGVGKLKGYLEICAGRLYTKVNVEQIWKLPLEYVAEYNLAGGFQYYGSSFNSSFPAGATPTTAQTDNVLRWATSHANDQSGYYNWYVLKGITEGTYNPSGKNLFDDSFFTTGAGKGYHLPSRWELAGVFSYDGQIRFNTSAFIPPINEAIEFGGIKKTYLNAYNCMGTNVCYCLRFQPGTGNPSGGFLLSDFPKATDNSMLCAYRYTREGTFANDNNLTAQLKVDCVYLGEAGASISVSDISNDTWWNDHASETVTRTFPAAGYISAAMHSSGSLGNRGDNGYYWSGTKSGGSIAWNANFNSNYASAYNSYYTGYWFPVRLFANE comes from the coding sequence ATGCAAAGTAGTTCAATCATCATACCATTTCGCAACCTGTTATCGGTCTTGTTATTCTTGCCGTTCGTACTCTCGTGTCGGCAAGACGACCCCATTCTTCCTGCTCCCCCTACGCCCGGCAAAGGTGAAACGGCGAAGGTGACGCTTGCCCTCCACATTCCCGATTTCCGGGCAGCAAATACCCGTGCGGGAGTACATGAGGAAAAAATAGACAAGATTACCGTGCTGATGTTCGCCGAAGAAAGCGGTACGGAGAAAGTCAAGGTGAAAAAGAATATCCCCTACGCCTCGCTCCTTGACGGCGGTGCTCCGGATACGAAAATCTTCAGCACACCCGTCACCCCAGGAATATACAAACGTATAGTTCTCGTAGCCAATGCCGAAACGGAACTATCCGGAATCAATGTAGGTTCTACCTACGATGCCCTGAAACAAGTGGAAGCCACAGGCAAATTCGGACAAAAGGGAGGAACGGAACCGGACAGCTACATCCCCATGTACGGCGAGTATGCGCCGACTGAGGGTATCAAGCTGGAAGCAGGCGTGTCGCGAACCATTGCGCAGGCGTTACAGCTTATCCGCATGCTGGCACGTGTGGACATCATCAATCCGGCAACTTCGGGAGCCACTACAGTAGGACAAGTCTACTTCGTCAACCCCGCGAGAAACGGGCGCGTTTGGGTCGATCCCGTCTCCTACAACACAAGCAATCCGCAGTCGGGATACATGTCCCCTACACTGCCCGGCACACTTCAAAAAGCCAATGGCAGCGATCCTCTTTTGGGAGCGGGAGACCTCGGAGTTCAGGTCATAACGTATTACTTGAACGAGCAGCCTGCCACTTCTACCACCCTCACCACCTCCGGCAACAACCGCCCCTGCATCGTGATGATTCTTGCCTATCAGGGAAGACAATACTACTACCGCATGGACTATACTTGGGACGGCATCAAGGGCGGCGGAGTGCCTCCTTATGAAAAGGGAAAGCCCATGCCTATCCTACGCAACCACCGTTATATCTTCAACATCAAGGAAGTGAAAGGACCGGGATTCCTTACTTTGAGAGAGGCGTTACAAAGCCCGGAAAACCATACCAACCACCACAACATCGTGGTGACACCCGTCGTGGTGGACGAGGCGTTCACGGACGTGACGTTTACCGACGAGGGATACTTCCTTGCCGTGACCCGCACGGCGATGACGCTCAAGGGAAAGAAAACCATAGCAAGCATGGACAACAAGGTGGAAGTATTTACCAATGTTACGAGCGGTTTCCAAGTACAGGCGTTCAACGAGAACGGTGCGGAAGTGCCTACCGGTGGTTGGCTAAAGCCGAGCGTAAGCACCGGTGCTGCAAACAGCAAACAAACCGTGCAAGCTATAACCAACGGCGTGGGAAAGCTGAAAGGCTACTTAGAGATATGTGCCGGGCGACTGTACACCAAAGTGAATGTAGAGCAGATTTGGAAGTTGCCGCTGGAGTATGTAGCGGAGTATAACCTCGCCGGCGGGTTCCAGTATTATGGTTCTTCTTTCAATTCTTCCTTTCCTGCGGGTGCTACTCCCACCACTGCCCAGACCGATAACGTCCTCCGTTGGGCTACGAGCCATGCCAATGACCAGAGCGGTTATTATAATTGGTACGTGCTCAAAGGCATAACCGAAGGCACATACAACCCGAGCGGTAAAAACTTGTTCGATGATTCTTTCTTCACCACCGGTGCGGGCAAGGGTTACCACCTGCCTTCCCGTTGGGAGCTAGCGGGTGTCTTCTCTTACGATGGTCAAATAAGATTCAATACATCTGCATTCATACCGCCTATAAATGAAGCGATAGAGTTCGGGGGTATTAAAAAGACTTATTTGAACGCGTATAATTGTATGGGTACCAACGTTTGTTATTGTTTACGCTTCCAACCGGGTACCGGTAATCCTAGCGGTGGTTTTTTGCTTTCTGATTTTCCCAAAGCTACCGATAACAGTATGCTTTGCGCTTACCGTTACACCCGTGAGGGAACTTTTGCCAACGATAATAACCTCACTGCCCAACTGAAAGTCGACTGCGTTTACTTGGGCGAGGCCGGGGCTTCTATTTCCGTTTCTGATATCAGTAATGATACTTGGTGGAATGACCATGCTTCCGAGACCGTCACCCGTACCTTCCCTGCCGCCGGGTATATTTCCGCCGCGATGCACAGTTCGGGTTCGCTCGGCAACCGGGGCGACAACGGTTACTATTGGTCGGGCACGAAGAGCGGCGGTTCCATCGCATGGAACGCGAACTTCAACTCGAACTACGCGAGCGCGTACAACAGCTACTACACGGGCTACTGGTTCCCCGTCCGCCTGTTCGCCAATGAATGA
- a CDS encoding FimB/Mfa2 family fimbrial subunit, which produces MTLHIKIHQVVCCLILPVLLPICLSGCIRESLEGCPLDALLKFTYKPDGTTSDLFGQRVQRVTLCVYRPDGSIEHTQTLESTELSQLQGAELYLPQGEYTVVCWANATAENSKLGGFRKGETITDLFLEHPQAQTSQEIPTLDKLLFATASLSVNERNAGVATEVNFSTKTICLKVLLKGISLKPKITTDGLASALHPVKDNDTGEWKVLPVEQGKTYVPAVEYDGTKKEAAAIMDVPRFGADTPAVLNLKDNAGNLIAPPVSIAELIRKYNIQIGEENEIVIPIEITFTNGHAKITIKDWESQNVKPGGV; this is translated from the coding sequence ATGACATTACACATCAAAATCCATCAAGTTGTATGCTGTCTGATACTTCCTGTGCTTTTACCTATATGCTTGTCAGGGTGTATCAGAGAGTCTTTGGAGGGGTGTCCGCTGGATGCCCTGCTGAAATTCACCTATAAGCCCGACGGTACCACTTCCGATCTGTTCGGGCAACGTGTGCAACGAGTGACACTGTGTGTATATCGTCCCGACGGTAGTATAGAGCACACGCAAACACTGGAAAGCACCGAACTTTCCCAACTCCAGGGAGCGGAACTCTACCTTCCCCAAGGAGAGTACACAGTGGTCTGCTGGGCGAATGCCACGGCAGAAAACAGCAAGCTCGGAGGATTCCGGAAGGGGGAAACCATCACCGATTTATTCCTCGAGCATCCGCAGGCGCAAACCTCTCAGGAGATCCCCACTCTCGACAAACTGCTGTTCGCCACGGCGAGCCTGAGCGTGAACGAGCGGAACGCGGGTGTGGCAACCGAAGTCAACTTCAGCACCAAGACCATCTGCTTGAAAGTGCTGCTGAAAGGAATAAGCCTGAAACCCAAGATAACAACGGACGGATTGGCGTCCGCCCTGCACCCCGTAAAGGATAATGACACGGGAGAATGGAAAGTGCTTCCGGTGGAGCAGGGAAAGACATACGTTCCGGCAGTGGAATACGACGGGACGAAGAAAGAGGCCGCGGCCATAATGGACGTGCCCCGGTTCGGGGCGGACACGCCCGCCGTGCTGAACCTGAAAGACAACGCGGGCAACCTCATCGCACCCCCCGTTTCGATAGCCGAACTGATCCGAAAGTACAACATACAGATAGGGGAAGAAAACGAAATCGTAATCCCCATCGAAATTACATTTACCAACGGACACGCGAAGATTACGATCAAGGACTGGGAAAGCCAGAACGTGAAGCCGGGAGGAGTGTGA
- a CDS encoding DUF3575 domain-containing protein: MNKKNFFLLVFLLCLLVPKCSMAQSYSVRTNLAGLATGNLNMEGSMLFSMRWSAHLPIQYNPFNLWRDAKLKNITLAPGIRYWARESYAGGYFFGLHGIFSLYNAGGVFRHRYRYEGSAWGGGISAGWVRPLSRRWNLEFELGGGIVWTDWERFQCVHCGKRVGKGKGVRLVPTRTAINLVYLF, encoded by the coding sequence ATGAATAAAAAGAACTTTTTTCTACTTGTATTCCTGTTGTGCCTGCTTGTTCCCAAATGCTCCATGGCACAATCCTATTCGGTACGTACCAATTTAGCGGGGTTGGCAACCGGCAATCTGAACATGGAAGGTTCCATGCTTTTTTCGATGCGATGGTCTGCCCATCTCCCCATACAATATAACCCATTCAACCTTTGGAGAGACGCCAAGCTGAAAAATATCACCCTTGCTCCGGGCATCCGCTATTGGGCGAGAGAATCTTATGCAGGCGGTTATTTCTTCGGGCTGCACGGCATATTTTCCCTGTATAATGCCGGAGGGGTTTTCAGACACCGTTACCGCTACGAGGGAAGTGCATGGGGCGGAGGCATTTCCGCAGGATGGGTCCGCCCCCTTTCGAGAAGATGGAACCTCGAGTTCGAACTCGGCGGCGGCATTGTATGGACCGACTGGGAGCGTTTTCAGTGCGTACATTGCGGAAAAAGAGTCGGCAAGGGGAAGGGTGTACGCCTGGTGCCCACACGCACGGCAATCAATCTGGTATATTTGTTTTAA